A single window of Shewanella sp. Choline-02u-19 DNA harbors:
- the sstT gene encoding serine/threonine transporter SstT: MNQKTSLFAKLANSNLVLQILAGIIAGVVLATVSKSGAESVAFLGELFVGALKAIAPILVFILVAASIANQKKNAKTNMRPIVTLYLFGTFCAALTAVLMSFAFPTTLVLVTGAEGATPPEGIGEVINTLLFKLVDNPVNALMTGNYIGILAWGVGLGLALHHASDSTKQVFADVSHGVSQMVRFIIRLAPIGIFGLVSATFAATGFEAIAGYAQLLAVLLGAMAIMALVVNPAIVYYKIRRNPYPLVFTCLRESGVTAFFTRSSAANIPVNMALCDKLKLHEDTYSVSIPLGATINMGGAAITITILTLAAVHTMGVQVDILTAILLSVVAAVSACGASGVAGGSLLLIPLACSLFGISNDVAMQVVAVGFIIGVIQDSAETGLNSSTDVLFTAAACEAAERQQG, from the coding sequence AAAAAACATCACTGTTTGCCAAGTTGGCAAACAGCAATCTTGTGCTACAAATTCTAGCCGGTATTATTGCCGGTGTCGTGCTCGCGACAGTATCAAAAAGTGGTGCAGAAAGTGTCGCTTTTCTTGGTGAACTTTTCGTAGGAGCGCTGAAGGCAATCGCGCCTATCCTAGTGTTCATTCTCGTTGCAGCTTCTATCGCGAATCAAAAAAAGAACGCCAAAACAAATATGCGTCCTATTGTGACGCTTTATCTGTTTGGTACCTTTTGTGCGGCGTTAACAGCGGTACTGATGAGCTTTGCATTCCCTACCACATTGGTATTGGTTACCGGTGCTGAAGGTGCTACTCCACCAGAAGGGATCGGTGAAGTGATCAATACCTTGCTCTTCAAATTGGTCGATAACCCAGTTAACGCTCTAATGACTGGTAACTATATTGGTATTCTTGCTTGGGGCGTCGGACTCGGTTTAGCCTTGCATCACGCGAGTGATTCCACCAAACAGGTCTTTGCCGATGTAAGCCATGGCGTTTCACAAATGGTACGCTTTATTATCCGCTTAGCGCCTATTGGTATATTCGGTTTGGTGTCAGCAACATTTGCAGCGACCGGCTTTGAAGCGATCGCAGGTTATGCACAATTACTTGCAGTATTACTCGGCGCGATGGCAATCATGGCGTTAGTGGTTAACCCTGCTATTGTGTACTACAAGATCCGCCGTAATCCATATCCGTTGGTATTCACTTGCTTGCGTGAAAGTGGTGTGACAGCGTTCTTTACTCGCTCAAGCGCTGCGAATATTCCCGTTAACATGGCGTTGTGTGACAAGCTTAAGCTACATGAGGATACCTACTCAGTATCAATTCCTTTAGGTGCGACGATTAACATGGGCGGTGCGGCGATAACGATTACGATCTTAACGCTTGCCGCTGTGCATACCATGGGTGTTCAAGTTGATATCTTAACCGCCATATTACTCAGCGTTGTTGCCGCGGTCTCTGCTTGTGGGGCATCTGGAGTCGCGGGTGGTTCATTGCTACTTATTCCACTGGCCTGTAGCTTATTTGGGATCTCCAATGACGTTGCTATGCAGGTCGTTGCCGTCGGCTTTATCATTGGTGTGATTCAAGATTCTGCTGAAACTGGTTTGAACAGCTCTACTGACGTTCTCTTTACTGCTGCCGCATGTGAAGCCGCGGAAAGACAGCAGGGCTAA
- a CDS encoding Gfo/Idh/MocA family protein gives MMKLNRRHFLKTASLAAASFATSSFSATENLVPRPPSLGSSVMGLVVPKMETVRVGFIGVGQRGSGHVQHFCRLEGVEIVAICDTNPLALDKSIEFVKQQGFKAPARHTGSERAYLELLSRKDIDMVIISTPWEWHAPMAIDTMESGKHAFVEVPLALTVEECWQIVNTAEKTQKNCMMMENVNYGRDELMVLNMVRQGVFGELLHGEAAYIHELRWQMKEVNQKTGSWRTYWHTKRNGNLYPTHGLGPVSQYMNINRGDRFDYLTSMSSPALGRALYAQREFPEDHERNQLNYINGDINTSLIKTAKGRTIMVQHDTTTPRPYSRHNLIQGTNGVFAGFPNRIAIEKNGNGNFHQWDRDMAPWYDKYDHPLWQRMGQEAEKNGGHGGMDFLMLWRMVYCLRNGEALDQDVYDGAAWSVVNVLSEASVNNRSNSVNFPDFTRGGWKTGKPLGIIGA, from the coding sequence ATAATGAAACTTAATCGCAGACACTTTTTAAAAACAGCGAGCCTTGCTGCAGCAAGCTTTGCGACATCATCTTTTTCAGCAACAGAAAATTTAGTTCCTCGGCCTCCCTCGCTAGGGAGCAGTGTTATGGGGTTAGTTGTCCCAAAAATGGAAACGGTAAGAGTTGGTTTTATTGGTGTTGGGCAACGCGGTTCAGGGCATGTACAACACTTTTGCCGCTTAGAAGGCGTTGAAATAGTAGCAATATGCGATACCAACCCTTTGGCATTAGACAAGTCCATCGAGTTTGTAAAGCAGCAAGGCTTCAAGGCACCAGCGCGCCACACCGGCAGTGAGCGAGCTTACCTAGAACTACTAAGCCGCAAAGATATCGACATGGTCATCATTTCTACGCCATGGGAATGGCATGCCCCTATGGCTATCGATACCATGGAAAGCGGGAAGCATGCCTTTGTAGAAGTACCACTCGCTCTTACCGTCGAAGAGTGCTGGCAAATCGTCAACACCGCAGAAAAGACCCAGAAGAACTGCATGATGATGGAAAATGTAAACTACGGTCGAGATGAGTTAATGGTGCTCAATATGGTTCGTCAGGGAGTATTTGGCGAGCTCCTGCATGGTGAGGCAGCTTATATCCATGAACTGCGCTGGCAAATGAAAGAGGTAAACCAAAAAACAGGCTCATGGCGTACCTACTGGCACACCAAAAGAAATGGCAACCTATATCCGACCCACGGCTTAGGCCCTGTATCTCAGTATATGAACATTAACCGCGGTGACCGTTTCGACTACTTGACCTCGATGAGTTCTCCAGCGTTAGGCCGAGCATTGTACGCTCAACGAGAGTTTCCTGAAGATCATGAACGCAATCAACTTAATTATATCAACGGCGATATTAACACCAGTCTCATTAAAACTGCCAAAGGCCGTACCATTATGGTACAGCATGATACGACAACCCCGAGGCCTTACAGTCGTCATAATTTAATACAAGGTACTAACGGTGTGTTCGCTGGATTCCCAAATCGTATTGCGATTGAAAAAAATGGCAATGGTAACTTCCATCAATGGGATAGGGACATGGCTCCGTGGTATGACAAATACGACCACCCCCTTTGGCAGCGAATGGGCCAAGAGGCTGAAAAAAATGGCGGCCATGGTGGTATGGACTTTTTAATGCTTTGGAGAATGGTTTATTGCCTCAGAAACGGAGAAGCACTCGATCAGGATGTATACGATGGTGCAGCATGGTCTGTGGTCAATGTTCTCAGTGAAGCATCAGTCAACAACCGCAGTAACTCGGTTAACTTCCCAGATTTCACTCGTGGTGGCTGGAAAACGGGTAAGCCATTGGGGATCATTGGCGCATAG
- a CDS encoding pseudouridine synthase has protein sequence MQIFTYQPPNIPWLDIRYVDRDIIIINKPSGLLSNPGIAKNTYDCALTRIQQRFNDAILVHRLDCATSGIMVFARNKKAESNLKTQFQDRKTKKTYIAEVSGHLNHAEGIIELSLAADKTNPPKQQVSDNGKVAITHYQTLEVRVNSTLLMLKPVTGRTHQLRVHMLAIGNTILGDDFYGNKQVIEAAPRLKLHAQELSFTHPYTGKKTLFRSYCSF, from the coding sequence ATGCAAATATTTACCTATCAGCCACCTAATATCCCTTGGTTAGATATCCGTTATGTCGATCGAGACATCATTATCATTAATAAACCGTCAGGATTACTTTCTAATCCTGGGATAGCAAAGAATACCTATGACTGTGCTCTTACTCGAATTCAACAACGATTCAACGATGCAATATTGGTGCACCGTTTAGATTGTGCAACGTCTGGCATCATGGTGTTTGCTCGAAATAAAAAGGCAGAATCAAACCTAAAAACCCAGTTTCAAGACCGGAAAACTAAGAAAACCTATATTGCCGAAGTAAGCGGACATCTCAACCATGCCGAAGGAATAATAGAACTGTCGTTAGCGGCTGATAAAACCAATCCGCCCAAGCAGCAAGTGAGTGACAATGGCAAGGTCGCAATTACCCATTATCAAACTCTTGAAGTGAGAGTCAATAGTACTTTGTTAATGCTAAAACCCGTCACAGGCCGAACACATCAACTTCGCGTTCATATGCTTGCGATAGGTAACACCATTTTAGGTGATGATTTTTATGGCAACAAGCAGGTAATTGAGGCTGCACCCAGGTTAAAACTGCATGCGCAAGAGCTCAGTTTTACCCACCCCTACACAGGTAAAAAGACATTATTTCGCAGTTATTGTTCTTTTTAA
- a CDS encoding acyl carrier protein phosphodiesterase, which translates to MNFLAHLHLADVSQTSLAANLAGDFAKGNIERFPKHLQQGLWLHRQIDKLTDTHELTKELHEKFPKSLTRAAPIIVDICFDHMLAKYWEEYHHLSLSEFATHAYNQIDTCEQLPEQLQSMAPKMRQENWLVAYQSRKGLNQTLASVAQRVSKPEIFKGAQDCVKKLDIEIEIAFRTFYPQLMAYSRLWTRNTPPEYL; encoded by the coding sequence ATGAACTTTCTTGCACACTTGCACCTAGCGGATGTTAGCCAAACCTCTTTAGCAGCGAATCTTGCTGGTGATTTTGCTAAAGGCAATATCGAACGTTTTCCGAAACATCTACAACAGGGTCTTTGGCTACACCGACAAATAGATAAACTGACAGATACCCATGAACTCACCAAAGAGCTACACGAAAAATTTCCAAAATCATTAACTCGTGCGGCCCCCATTATCGTTGATATTTGCTTTGACCACATGCTGGCAAAGTATTGGGAAGAATACCATCACCTAAGTTTGAGTGAGTTTGCAACTCATGCGTACAATCAAATTGATACTTGTGAGCAATTACCTGAGCAGTTACAAAGTATGGCTCCAAAAATGCGCCAAGAAAATTGGCTCGTCGCTTATCAAAGCCGAAAAGGGCTTAACCAAACCCTCGCATCGGTTGCACAACGCGTTTCAAAACCTGAGATCTTTAAGGGTGCTCAAGATTGCGTTAAGAAACTCGATATAGAAATAGAGATCGCTTTTCGTACCTTTTATCCGCAGCTTATGGCGTACAGTCGGCTTTGGACACGTAATACACCGCCAGAATATCTATAA